The sequence AAGTTGGGGTTATAGCTTTAGTAGGTTTTTTTTGACAGGTATATCGAGTAATAAAAAAATGCACAAAGAAGAAAAAATTGCTGATCAAATGAGTAAAGCAGAATATAAGGTCTCAGAAGTGTTTTCAGATCTATATTCCGGGTATGAGGATATCAAGGCATATGAAACTTTTCCTTTAACCTTTAAATGGCTTTCAACTGCGTTGGATCGTTTAAAGAAGGCGTACGACTTATTTGGAAAAACTGAAATACTATTTGGTTTATCATACGAACTTGGAGTAATCTTAATAATGCCTCTTGTTATATTTTTATTGGGTTTTCAAGTTTTTTCTGGAAACCTTTCTGTAGGGAGAGCTATTATGCTTGTTATTTACATTGAAAGATTACAAAGTTATTCTAAAGTGTACATAGAAGATACAGATTATATTTCTTGGATAATTGCAAGAGCAAAAATAGCTTATGAAAAATATTTAAAGGAGGACGCATAATATGTTCGAAAAATTAGAATTTATAAATGTTTCTTTTGAATATGAGGGCAGAAAAATATTAGGCAACTTTAATTTAGAAATAACTCGTGGTGAAAAAGTGGCTATTGTAGGTTCAAGTGGAGAAGGGAAAACAACTTTTATAAGGCTCGTTTTAAAGTATATATCACCACATAAGGGAAAGATTTTAGTTAATGGAAAACCTTTATCCGAGTTTGAGGAATGGTATAAAATCCTTGGAGTTTTGAGTCAAAGAGCGCATATTTTTAATAGAACACTCAGAGACAATCTTCTTATTGCAAATCCAAATGTGACAGACAAAGAAATGTATAGAGCTCTTGAATTAGCCGGCTTGAAAAAGTTTATGCAAAATAGAGATCTTGACACAGTTCTTGGGAGTGATGGAAGTTATATTTCTGGCGGTGAGAGAACAAGAATAGCGCTTGCAAGATTATTACTCAGAGAACCAGAAATTGTTATTCTTGATGAGCCACTTGAGGGTGTTGATAAACTTGTTGAAAAAGAAGTTATAAATAATATCAGAGATTTTGTAAAGGACAAAACTTTGATTTTGATTTCACACAGGTTTAGTATTCTTTCATTGACAGATGAATTTGCTGTACTTGAAAATGGGAAAATTGTTGAAAGAGGAAAATATCATGAACATTCACAAGATAGTCTTTTAAAACGATTTTTTAAAGCTGAGCAAGAGTTGACTAAGAAATTTAGAAAGGGTGATAGTATATGAGAGAATTAATAAGATGGTTCTTTAAAATCCCTAAAAAATTAATGTTTATGATAATTTTAATGAATTTATTTGGGATTATATCGGGACTTATAGTCTCATATACTACTATTTTAAGCAAAGACATCATAAATTATGCTGTTTCCCAAAGTAATAGCTTTTTTTTAAAAGGTTTGTTGTTAATAATAGCAGTTTTGATAAGTCATATATTGATTATTCTTGATAAAGCTTTTGTTTCCTTCAATAAAGGAAGAGGGTTTAAGTACCTTGGTGAATATTGTTATGAAAGAATAATGAACAAAGATTTTACGGAGTTTTCTAAGAAACCACCTGCGTTTTACTCAGAAAATTCGTTGAGAACTATTGAAAATTTGTTGGAACCTTTTTCTAATTATGCTGATTTAGGTGGAATTGTTTTTATATTTAAAGTAATCTTTTATATGGTAACAATTTATACTTTAGATCGTATTTCAGGTTTGTTTATGATATTTTTTGGTATTTTAATTCTACTTTCTTTATGGG comes from Thermosipho affectus and encodes:
- a CDS encoding ABC transporter ATP-binding protein codes for the protein MRELIRWFFKIPKKLMFMIILMNLFGIISGLIVSYTTILSKDIINYAVSQSNSFFLKGLLLIIAVLISHILIILDKAFVSFNKGRGFKYLGEYCYERIMNKDFTEFSKKPPAFYSENSLRTIENLLEPFSNYADLGGIVFIFKVIFYMVTIYTLDRISGLFMIFFGILILLSLWGANVYYYKHSKIIEDNFLEIKSYVADMFKGIEEIQLFEAYNFEMDLYKKTTDPFWKYKKRLYFNDFILSFMIRDLISMVFYLFIIYRGVVLSDPGTFYALFNLFTLIRYQLFTLMGVWDIVRTGITAARQLEEVVG
- a CDS encoding ATP-binding cassette domain-containing protein; translation: MFEKLEFINVSFEYEGRKILGNFNLEITRGEKVAIVGSSGEGKTTFIRLVLKYISPHKGKILVNGKPLSEFEEWYKILGVLSQRAHIFNRTLRDNLLIANPNVTDKEMYRALELAGLKKFMQNRDLDTVLGSDGSYISGGERTRIALARLLLREPEIVILDEPLEGVDKLVEKEVINNIRDFVKDKTLILISHRFSILSLTDEFAVLENGKIVERGKYHEHSQDSLLKRFFKAEQELTKKFRKGDSI